In the genome of Labrus bergylta chromosome 7, fLabBer1.1, whole genome shotgun sequence, the window ACACTGTCTGACTATGTCATTATACATGGTGTCTTTATGTATCGTTTGACTACGTTTATACATCTGTCGTCTTGACGTGCCGTCTTGTGTCTTTATACAGGTCTAGTGCTATGTTTGATCTGGATACATCTGTACACATCTGCATCGTTTTACCCGTCATTCAAATGTGCcattttgatttgttgtctgACTGAATCATTACACCTGCCATTTTGATATTCTTTGTTATACTTCATGCGTTATGATGTGCCATCAACCTAGGCATCAAGATGACAGGGAGTACAACAAAACATCCAAATCTAGTGTTAAGTATAACTGACaaacataaatgtgttgttAAGGGAGAAAATACAATGGAAATATTTCTGTCACAACTGAAAGTAccagtatttttattttttttgatattttcctttttttatgtgtttgtatttttctattttcctgATGATAAACATAGTATTTGCCCAGCACATAAGTAAAATCTTTTAAAATTCCCATgcaatacttttattttaaataggaAAATGTAAATTGTCAGTTCACTCAAATAACCAGCAGAGAACAGTCATGTTCAGTCTTTGCACATCTTTATGATGACTGTAATACTCACTGTGTCCTTTTGACCTACTTTCCAGATGGCGTTCGGTTTTCGGTCTGAAAATATGGAATTGGTTATCTCCATATTGGAACAAATGCTTCTTCACAATGATCATGGTTCTTATTGTTCTCTTCTTTGGTAAGCAATCACAGACTATCTGCAGACAATAACAGACATTGAACAATACTAAATAGACTAACAGTTTGTTGTCAGTCCAACCAGCATCAATCATGTTTCTGTCCCCCTGTGGACCCTCAGATGCTGTCCGCGAGGTGCAGAAGTACTCTGGGCCTGAGAACATGCAGGATGCCAAGGTGAACCCAAATGTGTACGACCACGTCCACATGAAGCTGTTCAGAGCCCAGAGGAATCTCTACATATCTggcttctctctcttcctctggcTGTCAGTGTccttttttccccacatttATTCACAAAACTGAATATTATGTTAGGTACCTTACTCAAACATTACTTATTGACCATCTTCGTTTCACCCTTGCCCAATTCACTTTCTAAAATATGGACATATCTTGTCTTTGCCTGTCCGTCCTTCTTTtggtttctctttctttgtcctgtGAACATAGGATCATGCGGCGGGTTGTCACCTTGCTAAACCAGGTTGCTGTCACCTTGGAGGGCTCTGCAGGTCTTCAGGCGCAGATGGACAGTGCTATCAAAGCAACCAGGCAGCACCAGGAGGACAACCTGATGCTCAAACAAGTCAGACTTAATCAGAGTTTGTTAACAGAGTTTAAATATGCTTTTTTATGGTTATGGTCTTAAAGTCTTTTCTATCAGATTGTTCCACAATTGACCAAATTCACATATTAATTTACGCCGAAATAACTCACAGAGTGGGAtgcttaaatgttttaatgacatttgCTGTGTGTTAGTTTGTTAAATGTGTAACTTTAATAAATCTGACAAACACTGGTTATTGCAAGGCTTCCAGATTGAACCTGAAAACAAGAGGTTATAACAGCATTTGAACTTCCCACCCTGAATGTAATGTCAGATGAAAATGGCTGATGTTATGGTGAATGTGTCATCTGTTGTTAATATCGTACTATGCTCAGGATAACATCTGTTTTCTAAATCACTGTATTTTTCACTCACTGTTGTTTCATTAATGTGTAGTTTGTATGTGCTCAAATGTCTGCTGTTAGTAATTTAAGAGACCAATTTGTCCTCAGGCTCTCCTGGATGAAGAGAGGTCCATGTCAGTGAAAAACCAGCGACTAAAGCTGGAGGCTGAGAAGCTGGCAGAACAAGTGAAGGTTGCTGAAGAGAGTGAGTACTGAACCCGACATTCATACAAAATAATATGCAGTATTACTTTTTCTTACTTTAACTTAAATGAGATGCTTTGACAATGAAATagttttcatgatgttttttttacattagcaGAGCATAGACTACATGTGACTATACTGGCATATAAACACGAGCTGTGGTTTTATTAACAGTGCTTACTTTAAGAGACATTGATTATATTAAGTATGGGCTAATGTACAGCTGTTATGCTGCTGATTCTCTGTAGCTGTGCGCAAGTCTAATGCTGAAGTCGAGGCCATGAAGAGGCAGGCTAAAGGTCTGGCACAGGAGTATGACAGACTATTGAGGGAACACCATCAACTTCAGGTAAAATCACAGATTCAAAATCACTAAATACGTATGTTTGTTAAGCCAACTAATACAGTGTTGTTCtgtttatgacttttttttaatccacagaATCCCCAGAGTGCTGCAGACAAAAAGGATCAGTAACTCTGTGAAAGCTGAAACTCTTGTTTGTTATATTTCTTCCATGGAAACCTTTTCTCCTCAATTCTAGTGGATGCAAGAGGCCACCAAAGGCTGTGCTTTTAATCCTCCACAACTTTCATTTTACATTAAACTAaagcagatttgtttttaaatgatagcATCTAATAATCATTTATCAGTCAGAAGAACAAAAGCATTAACAGTTCTCATGTGTTGTAAAAACCTTCCTCCTAACGCCTTCATCATGAGCAGGAAATATGTCTGGACTTTACCTTTAAATTGatataataacaaaaataaaagtgtacaAATTAGTTGACATTTTGTCTCAGGGTTTTAGACGTACAGTGCTAATGCTAACATTTGTACAGAAGCTAAAGAGCAATTGTTTTACTCTGAGATTCGCAATGAGTTATTCTTTTGAGTATGACACGCTTCTTTTTTAACAGGTAGTAAATTCATACAGAAAATGCTTGTGACCTCTCTTTCACTGACTTTGCCTTTTACATTTATTAAGCACCCTGGAGTGGTAGAAAACCCTCAAAACATATCATTAGACTTTCTGTTGTATGAGTTTAACTACAGGTATTCTTGGCATTCTGTAACTTGACAGTTTTTTCGTATATTGTAAAAggcatgaaaatgaaaaataaacaaaatccCCTGAtagtgtgtctctgtctctgagaaAGCTGGTAACACATTTACTATCAATTTTGAAATTAAACGCAGTTTAATGACATACACTCTACAATCATGTACTTGTAGTAGTTTATCTAAAGAACCACTATAAAAGCAAACAGACATCATACATTACGTGTAAGAACGATCAGTGTCTGTGATGCATATTATCATGACCAAAGAGACCATGTAGCATTGTCTTGAATTATTTATGTGATGATGTAACTGATGGGATCCTTACTGTTTCATTGGGACTCTGTATGTCGGATGATCTCTTCGATGAGCTGCTGCTCCtgccaaaaacattttatctgTATGTTGTCCATATTTATTGTTGGGGGAAAACCCGTAATTACCTCAGTGCAGCCATATTCACAATTTCTCCACTAGGCGTTCTACAACCTGCAAGATGTCTTTATCAGGCACTTCAACAT includes:
- the LOC110004431 gene encoding B-cell receptor-associated protein 29; amino-acid sequence: MTLQWTAVAFFLYAEIAVNLILCIPFISAKRWRSVFGLKIWNWLSPYWNKCFFTMIMVLIVLFFDAVREVQKYSGPENMQDAKVNPNVYDHVHMKLFRAQRNLYISGFSLFLWLIMRRVVTLLNQVAVTLEGSAGLQAQMDSAIKATRQHQEDNLMLKQALLDEERSMSVKNQRLKLEAEKLAEQVKVAEETVRKSNAEVEAMKRQAKGLAQEYDRLLREHHQLQNPQSAADKKDQ